A window from Esox lucius isolate fEsoLuc1 chromosome 16, fEsoLuc1.pri, whole genome shotgun sequence encodes these proteins:
- the rbfa gene encoding putative ribosome-binding factor A, mitochondrial, with protein MFAINTYSGLKKCLVLQHYASSSMALEKLNSVCHISPQQHRFHNLTFLELGKNHCLTLARHERDFHTSCRCPAKNLMKKFINKTKKKLWYETPPQAKPSSQVIALKPQKKQGQEDNMRIRILNSILYKAITDLLTSPEVNAEIYNYGVEISRVSLSADFSCCRVHWKTSGVSEQDGQIQQALDRSGPRIRYLIMTHQTLGGVPPLVFIKDKAYAAMSEIEHLLQKADFGPEDMEGKDGPGEQRAVEAVPLTTPKKPVLFGVDHEALHKQIQEYKLRTKSTVTQTPELKSSDDSPDTPLADLTRQQLEVLAEYRKRRIMEKKKKSRRPIDDDITPKEYLLARHSQGQEGEECEQFHLEDSQIKELMAEENKSS; from the exons ATGTTTGCTATTAATACATATTCAGGACTTAAAAAATGTCTTGTTCTTCAGCACTACGCAAGTAGTAGTATGGCTTTGGAAAAACTGAACAGTGTCTGTCATATTTCTCCTCAGCAGCATCGATTCCATAATTTGACATTCCTCGAACTGGGCAAAAACCATTGCCTTACATTAGCTCGCCACGAAAGAGATTTCCACACCTCCTGCCGATGTCCTGCTAAAAACCTGATGAAGAAGTTCATCAACAAAACGAA GAAGAAACTCTGGTATGAAACACCCCCACAG GCTAAACCATCCAGTCAGGTCATTGCTCTGAAGCCGCAGAAGAAACAGGGACAAGAAGACAACATGCGCATCAGAATCCTCAACTCTATCCTGTACAAGGCCATCACTGATCTGCTGACCTCCCCTGAGGTCAACGCCGAGATTTACAACTACGGCGTGGAGATATCAAGG GTCTCGCTGTCTGCAGACTTCTCCTGTTGTCGGGTGCACTGGAAAACCAGTGGCGTCTCAGAGCAGGATGGCCAGATTCAGCAAGCCTTGGACAGGAGTGGCCCTCGTATAAG GTACCTCATTATGACCCATCAAACTCTCGGTGGCGTTCCTCCTTTGGTTTTCATCAAAGATAAAGCATATGCAGCCATGTCCGAG ATTGAACATCTGCTCCAAAAGGCTGACTTTGGACCTGAAGACATGGAAGGAAAAGACGGACCAGG AGAACAGCGAGCAGTGGAAGCAGTACCCCTTACCACTCCTAAAAAACCTGTTCTGTTTGGGGTGGATCATGAAGCTCTACACAAGCAGATCCAGGAATATAAACTGAGAACCAAATCCACCGTCACACAGACACCCGAGCTAAAGAGCTCAGATGACAGCCCAGACACCCCGTTAGCAGACCTGACACGACAGCAGTTGGAGGTTCTGGCAGAgtacaggaagaggaggattATGGAAAAGAAGAAGAAGTCCAGGCGGCCCATCGATGATGATATCACGCCCAAGGAGTACCTGCTGGCCAGACACAGTCagggtcaggaaggggaggagtgTGAGCAGTTCCATCTGGAAGACTCCCAGATCAAGGAACTGATGGCTGAAGAGAACAAATCCTCCTAG
- the gpr161 gene encoding G-protein coupled receptor 161: protein MNGSASWNVSTGGNATEAWYEDEGPAVLESVFIVAIALLAFLGNFLIVATLYCRPYLLTPSNKFVFSLTLSNLLLSILVLPFVAVSSARREWVFGVVWCNFTALLYLLISSASMLTLGAIAIDRYYAVLYPMIYPMKITGNRAVLAIAYVWLHSLVGSLPPLFGWSSFEFDRFKWTCVASWHRNPAYTAFWVAWCALPPLVAMLACYGVIFRVARHKARKVHCGTTVVASSDDASSGSQTNGQRKNSSTSTSSTGSRRSLVYAGSQCKALVTIMVVIGTFVVTWGPYVAVVCAEALWGQSSVAPRLETLVAWLSFCSAACHPLIYGLWNKTVRKELLGMCLGDRYYRVESFGTRHRTSRLFSISNRITDLGMSPHLTAMLVGGGQLLAPGSSTGDTGFSFTQDSCTDVMLLDNFSTDGSSHQGSVAVKRRSSVTFEDEQQHSKESPPTPPPAQVQVEIHKALDTFASCLARAIENDAKLTLFGEGAPISGTLFAAARGPPRPRYLDGQRLRLESIDEGIVRDDTEDQEGDDEEELSA from the exons ATGAACGGCAGCGCCAGCTGGAATGTCTCCACTGGGGGAAACGCCACGGAGGCGTGGTACGAGGATGAGGGCCCGGCGGTGCTGGAGTCAGTGTTCATTGTCGCCATAGCCCTCCTCGCCTTCCTCGGCAACTTCCTCATCGTGGCCACCCTGTACTGCCGGCCCTACCTCCTCACGCCCAGCAACAAGTTTGTGTTCAGCCTGACCCTGTCCAACCTGCTGCTGTCCATTCTGGTTCTGCCGTTCGTGGCGGTGAGCTCGGCGCGGCGGGAGTGGGTGTTCGGAGTGGTCTGGTGCAACTTCACCGCCCTACTGTACCTGCTCATCAGCTCGGCCAGCATGCTCACCCTGGGGGCCATCGCCATCGACAG GTACTATGCTGTGTTATACCCCATGATCTACCCGATGAAGATCACGGGTAACCGGGCGGTGCTGGCCATCGCCTACGTGTGGCTCCACTCCCTGGTTGGCTCCCTGCCGCCGCTCTTCGGCTGGTCGTCCTTCGAGTTTGACCGCTTCAAGTGGACCTGCGTGGCGTCCTGGCACCGCAACCCCGCCTACACAGCCTTCTGGGTCGCCTGGTGTGCCCTCCCGCCGCTGGTCGCCATGCTCGCCTGCTACGGCGTCATCTTCCGCGTGGCGCGCCACAAGGCCCGCAAGGTGCACTGCGGCACCACCGTGGTGGCCTCGTCGGACGACGCCTCTTCGGGCTCGCAGACGAACGGCCAGCGCAAGAACTCGTCCACGTCCACGTCGTCCACCGGCAGCCGGCGGAGTTTGGTGTACGCCGGGAGCCAGTGCAAGGCCCTGGTGACCATCATGGTGGTGATCGGCACGTTCGTGGTGACATGGGGCCCGTACGTGGCAGTGGTGTGTGCGGAGGCCCTGTGGGGCCAGAGCAGCGTGGCCCCGCGTCTGGAGACCCTGGTGGCGTGGCTGTCCTTCTGCAGCGCCGCCTGCCACCCACTCATCTACGGCCTCTGGAACAAGACCGTGCGCAAGGAGCTGCTTGGCATGTGCCTCGGCGACCGCTACTACCGCGTGGAGTCGTTCGGTACGCGTCACCGCACGTCCCGCCTCTTCAGCATCTCCAACCGCATCACAG ACCTGGGTATGTCCCCTCATCTGACGGCCATGCTGGTGGGAGGAGGGCAGCTGTTGGCCCCTGGTAGCAGCACCGGAGACACAGGCTTCAGCTTCACCCAGGACTCAT GCACAGACGTGATGCTGTTGGACAACTTCTCCACAGATGGCTCCTCCCACCAGGGAAGTGTGGCGGTGAAGAGGAGGAGCTCGGTCACCTTTGAAGATGAACAGCAGCATTCCAAAG AGAGCCCCCCCACGCCCCCGCCGGCCCAGGTTCAGGTAGAGATCCACAAGGCTCTGGACACTTTCGCCTCCTGCCTGGCCAGGGCCATCGAGAACGACGCCAAGCTCACGCTGTTCGGCGAGGGCGCCCCCATATCCGGGACGCTGTTCGCGGCAGCAAGGGGGCCACCGAGACCCCGATACCTGGATGGCCAGCGACTGAGACTGGAGAGCATCGACGAAGGGATCGTCAGAGACGACACCGAGGACCAAGAGGGGGACGATGAGGAGGAGTTGTCTGCATGA